Proteins encoded in a region of the Flavobacterium sp. MDT1-60 genome:
- a CDS encoding Gfo/Idh/MocA family protein has translation MKIIKWGIIGCGNVTEVKSGPAFQKTPNSALVAVMRRDAKLAEDYAKRHNIPKWYSNAIDLINDPEVDAVYIATPPSSHKEYTILCAKAGKPVYVEKPMALTFEECNEMISVCKEHNVPLFVAYYRRSLPRFLKIKELIDQNKIGTVRHVNCVLYHPFEERYDDEINLPWTVLPHISGGGIFVDLACHTLDFLDFVFGPIKSVRGHASSQLKAYPAEDSVSMSFLFENGIHGTGLWNFASFERYDNTDIVGDKGKISFSTFGNDPIHIQYASGEKESITIENPLHIQQPLVETVVAEILGSEGANPSKGTSAARTSWVIDEVLKEFRNLK, from the coding sequence ATGAAAATCATAAAATGGGGAATTATAGGCTGTGGAAATGTAACTGAAGTTAAAAGCGGTCCGGCTTTTCAAAAAACTCCAAACTCAGCATTGGTAGCTGTAATGCGAAGAGATGCCAAACTTGCCGAAGATTACGCCAAACGTCATAATATTCCAAAATGGTATTCTAATGCAATTGATCTAATCAATGATCCGGAAGTTGATGCCGTTTATATCGCCACTCCTCCATCTTCTCATAAAGAATATACGATATTGTGCGCGAAAGCAGGAAAACCGGTTTATGTAGAAAAACCAATGGCATTGACATTTGAAGAATGCAACGAAATGATCAGCGTTTGCAAAGAACATAATGTTCCTTTGTTTGTGGCTTATTATAGAAGAAGTTTACCAAGATTCCTAAAAATAAAAGAACTAATCGATCAGAATAAAATTGGAACTGTAAGACACGTAAACTGTGTTTTATATCATCCTTTTGAAGAGCGTTATGATGACGAAATCAATTTGCCCTGGACCGTTTTACCGCATATTTCAGGCGGTGGAATATTTGTTGATTTGGCTTGTCACACTTTAGACTTTCTGGATTTTGTTTTCGGACCGATTAAGTCTGTTCGTGGGCATGCGAGTTCACAACTTAAAGCTTATCCTGCCGAAGATTCAGTTTCCATGTCTTTTTTATTCGAAAACGGAATTCACGGAACCGGGTTATGGAATTTTGCCAGTTTTGAGCGTTACGACAATACCGATATTGTAGGTGACAAAGGAAAAATATCCTTTTCTACTTTCGGAAATGATCCAATTCACATTCAATATGCAAGTGGAGAAAAAGAAAGTATTACAATTGAAAACCCGCTTCATATTCAACAACCTCTTGTTGAAACTGTTGTTGCTGAAATTCTGGGTAGCGAAGGTGCTAATCCTTCAAAAGGAACCTCAGCCGCAAGAACAAGCTGGGTAATTGATGAAGTTTTGAAGGAGTTTAGGAATTTGAAATAA
- a CDS encoding prolyl oligopeptidase family protein translates to MKKTFLIMAITTAGISFGQNKIQYPETKKGETVDVYFDTKVNDPYRWLEDDKSAETGAWVQAENKVTYGYLDKIPFRDELKKRMETLWNYEKISAPSTEGKYTYYSKNNGLQNQSVIYRKDSNEKEEVFLDPNTFSKDGTTSLGGMDFSKDGSKAAYAISEGGSDWRKVIIIDALSKKVLEDTLVDVKFSGISWHGNEGFYYSSYDKPKGSELSAKTDQHKLYFHKLGTPQKEDKLIFGADQKRRYVGGYVTEDDRYLVISASNSTYGNELYIKDLTVVNSPIITIVDNFDSDNSIIENEGSKLFIETDLNAPNKRVVTVDVSNPKPENWKDFIKETQNILSPSTGGGYFFANYTKDAVSFVQQYDYNGKLVREIKLPAVGTASGFGGKKHEKTLYFSFTNYTTPGTIYSLEPKSGKSEIYQKPKVDFKSEDYESKQVFYTSKDGTKIPMIITYKKGLKLNGKNPTILYGYGGFNISLTPAFSIANAVWMENGGVYAVANLRGGGEYGKKWHDAGTKLQKQNVFDDFIAAGEYLIAQKYTSSDFLAIRGGSNGGLLVGATMTQRPDLMKVALPAVGVMDMLRYHTFTAGAGWAYDYGTAQDNKEMFEYLKGYSPVQNVKAGVKYPATMVTTGDHDDRVVPAHSFKFAAELQEKQTGDNPVLIRIDVKAGHGAGKSVAASIQENVDVQAFTLYNMGFTALPKK, encoded by the coding sequence ATGAAAAAAACATTTCTTATAATGGCTATTACAACTGCTGGAATTTCATTTGGACAAAATAAAATTCAATACCCGGAAACAAAAAAAGGCGAAACTGTCGATGTGTATTTTGACACTAAAGTAAACGATCCGTATCGTTGGCTTGAGGATGATAAATCTGCTGAAACCGGAGCCTGGGTACAAGCTGAAAACAAAGTTACTTATGGCTATTTGGATAAAATTCCGTTTCGTGATGAACTAAAAAAACGAATGGAAACACTTTGGAATTATGAAAAAATAAGTGCTCCCTCTACAGAAGGAAAATATACCTATTATTCGAAAAATAATGGCCTTCAAAATCAATCGGTTATTTACAGAAAAGATTCTAATGAAAAAGAAGAAGTTTTCCTGGATCCAAATACTTTTTCTAAAGACGGAACAACCTCACTTGGTGGAATGGATTTTTCTAAAGATGGATCAAAAGCAGCTTATGCGATTTCTGAAGGCGGAAGCGACTGGAGAAAAGTGATTATTATTGATGCCTTGTCTAAAAAAGTTTTAGAAGATACTTTAGTTGATGTGAAATTCAGCGGAATCTCATGGCATGGAAATGAGGGTTTTTATTATTCTAGTTATGACAAACCAAAAGGAAGTGAATTATCTGCTAAAACAGATCAGCATAAATTATACTTTCATAAACTTGGAACTCCTCAAAAAGAAGATAAACTAATTTTTGGCGCAGATCAGAAAAGAAGATATGTTGGAGGTTATGTAACTGAAGACGATCGTTATTTAGTGATTTCAGCATCGAATTCTACTTACGGAAATGAATTATATATTAAAGATTTAACTGTTGTAAACAGTCCAATCATTACTATTGTAGACAACTTTGACAGCGACAATTCAATTATCGAAAATGAAGGAAGCAAATTGTTTATCGAAACCGATTTAAATGCTCCAAACAAACGTGTTGTTACTGTTGATGTAAGCAACCCGAAACCAGAAAACTGGAAAGATTTCATTAAAGAAACACAAAACATTTTATCGCCTTCAACAGGTGGTGGATACTTTTTTGCCAATTATACTAAAGATGCTGTTTCGTTTGTACAACAATACGATTACAACGGAAAATTAGTTCGCGAGATCAAACTTCCGGCAGTAGGAACTGCAAGCGGATTTGGTGGAAAAAAACACGAAAAAACTTTATACTTCAGTTTTACCAACTATACTACTCCTGGAACGATTTACTCATTAGAGCCAAAATCTGGTAAATCTGAAATTTATCAAAAACCTAAAGTAGATTTCAAAAGTGAAGATTATGAGTCCAAACAAGTTTTCTATACTTCAAAAGACGGAACAAAAATCCCGATGATTATTACCTATAAAAAAGGACTAAAATTAAACGGTAAAAACCCAACGATTCTTTACGGATACGGCGGATTTAATATCAGTTTAACACCCGCTTTCAGCATTGCAAATGCAGTTTGGATGGAAAACGGAGGCGTCTATGCCGTTGCCAATTTAAGAGGTGGTGGTGAATACGGAAAAAAATGGCATGATGCCGGAACCAAACTTCAAAAACAAAATGTATTTGACGATTTTATTGCTGCCGGCGAATATTTAATCGCCCAAAAATATACCTCATCAGATTTCTTAGCGATTCGTGGAGGTTCTAACGGAGGCTTATTAGTTGGTGCAACCATGACACAACGTCCGGACTTAATGAAAGTTGCATTGCCAGCGGTTGGTGTAATGGATATGTTGCGTTACCATACTTTTACAGCCGGAGCAGGTTGGGCTTATGATTATGGAACCGCTCAGGACAATAAAGAAATGTTTGAATATTTAAAAGGATACTCTCCAGTTCAAAATGTAAAAGCAGGCGTTAAATACCCTGCAACAATGGTAACAACCGGAGATCATGACGACCGCGTTGTTCCTGCACACAGTTTTAAATTTGCAGCTGAATTACAGGAAAAACAAACTGGCGACAATCCGGTTTTAATTCGTATTGATGTAAAAGCAGGTCACGGAGCAGGAAAATCTGTTGCTGCCAGCATTCAGGAAAATGTAGATGTTCAGGCATTCACGCTTTACAATATGGGCTTTACTGCTTTGCCTAAAAAGTAA
- a CDS encoding outer membrane beta-barrel protein, which translates to MKKNLFLLGLLVCSMATMAQTEKADKPESWYFKLGGSYFVQTAATEFPIVNGALPNTDVYAADGTTLLSRETNHGSFGEGFRTGLTAGYRFSTRLGVEVGFNYFSSASKTMVETTNRLVAAGPVFATGKAVGKIQAFDVAPALVLFLGESHGFEPYTKVGVIVPVHGDLTIKTNRTYTTPAGIVNSYAKDVVKPNPTVGFLAALGTSYKLGTHIAIFGELEYRNFTVHGKTKETEVYTENGVDKLNTPTNFRGDASYSASHVDYVKQLNTGSNHYLFNPNTATTNITTDTTRPNDAMNDISSYVGISGLGMTLGLRYSL; encoded by the coding sequence ATGAAAAAGAACCTATTTTTATTAGGATTATTAGTTTGCTCTATGGCCACAATGGCGCAAACAGAAAAAGCAGATAAACCAGAAAGCTGGTATTTTAAATTAGGAGGATCTTATTTTGTTCAAACAGCTGCTACAGAGTTTCCAATTGTAAATGGTGCATTACCTAATACAGATGTTTATGCTGCAGATGGTACAACTTTACTTTCAAGAGAAACAAATCATGGCTCATTTGGAGAAGGTTTCCGTACAGGTTTAACTGCAGGATATCGTTTTTCAACTCGTTTAGGTGTAGAAGTAGGATTTAACTATTTCAGTAGTGCCAGTAAAACTATGGTTGAAACCACTAATAGATTAGTTGCTGCTGGTCCTGTTTTTGCTACTGGAAAAGCAGTAGGAAAAATTCAGGCTTTTGATGTTGCTCCAGCTCTTGTATTGTTTTTAGGTGAATCTCACGGCTTTGAACCTTACACGAAAGTAGGAGTTATTGTTCCTGTTCATGGAGATTTGACAATTAAAACAAATAGAACTTATACAACCCCAGCAGGTATTGTGAATAGTTATGCTAAAGATGTAGTAAAGCCTAACCCAACAGTTGGATTTTTGGCTGCATTAGGAACATCTTATAAATTAGGAACACACATTGCTATTTTTGGAGAATTAGAATACCGTAATTTTACCGTTCATGGTAAAACTAAAGAAACTGAGGTATATACTGAAAATGGTGTAGACAAGTTAAACACTCCTACTAATTTCCGTGGAGACGCTTCATACTCTGCGAGTCATGTTGATTATGTTAAGCAATTAAACACAGGTTCTAATCACTATTTGTTTAATCCAAATACAGCAACAACAAACATTACTACTGACACAACTAGACCTAATGATGCTATGAATGATATTAGTTCTTATGTTGGAATTTCAGGTTTAGGTATGACTTTAGGTTTAAGATACAGCCTATAA
- the dnaE gene encoding DNA polymerase III subunit alpha: MYLIFDTETTGLPKRWDAPITDSDNWPRCIQIAWQLHDEMGQLIEHQDYLVKPDGFNIPYDAERIHGISTELAEADGISLSEVLEKFNIALSKTKFIVGQNLGFDVNIMGAEFHRMGVDSPMSTMPVLDTCTEVTASLLQLPGGRGGRFKLPTLTELHSYLFNKPFAEAHNATADVEATTRCFLELIRREVFTKEELDVPKDYFKEFQDRNPQEFPLIGLKHINLKAASDKIREQIKALQSDDKQTTVSESDRADFKAAKYAHLHNHTQFSVLQSTIGIGNIVAATAKNGMPAVAMTDTGNMMGAFHFVSAVMNHNKAASGKNKALVEAGEEPTETEIKPIVGCEFNVCENHLDKSKKDNGNQVVLLAKNKNGYHNLAKMSSIAFTEGFYYVPRIDRNIIEKYKEDIMVLSGNLYGEIQSKILNIGENQAEEALIWWKEQFGDDFYLEVMRHNQEDENRVNKTLIEFSQKHNVKLIATNNTYYLNKEDANAHDILLCVKDGEKQATPIGRGRGYRYGLPNQEYYYKSEEEMKKLFADLPEAIINIQEIIDKVEGYSLYRDVLLPKFDIPEEFIVPEDEADGGVRGENKYLRHLTMVGAKKRYGEITESIQERLDFELLTISNSGYPGYFLIVQDFIAEARNMDVSVGPGRGSAAGSAVAYCLGITNIDPIKYDLLFERFLNPDRVSMPDIDIDFDDEGRGRVMDYVINKYGKNQVAQIITYGKMATKSAIRDTARVLDLPLFEADRIAKLIPAMMPSKWNLARFISENEDEVKKALRSDEFENVKELIAIANEDDLAGETIQQAKILEGSMRNTGIHACGVIITPSDITNFVPVTTAKDSDLYVTQFDNSVAESAGLLKMDFLGLKTLTLIKDTVKLVKYRTGIDLDPDTFPIDDVETYALFQRGETVGIFQYESPGMQKYMKDLKPTVFGDLIAMNALYRPGPLEYIPSFVRRKNGEEEIKYDLDACEEYLGETYGITVYQEQVMLLSQSLAGFTKGEADVLRKAMGKKQKDVLDKMKPKFVEQAALKGHDAKILEKIWKDWEAFASYAFNKSHSTCYAWIAYQTAYLKAHYPAEYMAAVLSNNMNDIKQVSFFMEECKRMGLQVLGPDVNESYYKFTVNDSYAVRFGMGAIKGVGSGAVATIVENRKDGRYKSIFDLAKRIDLRAANKKAIENLALAGGFDSFEGTTRAQYFHDDGDGITFYEKAIRYGSKFQENENSSQVSLFGEASEVQIAEPVVPPCEDWSTMEKLAKEKEVVGIYISGHPLDDFRFEMKYFCNARLEALKSMELYVGKNLNFAGIINNVQHRVAKNGKGWAVFNLEGYDESYEFKIFGEEYLKFRHFLIQNNFAYLKVLIKDGWVNHDTGKKSEPRLQFVEVRQLQDILEVFAKKLILLLNIKDLQTDFIHTLSHLFNAYKGDNTVTFEIMELENIKRLVAVETNTDFEETEDAVFVDENEDVDSPLGETKIQEVKEVEEIKVVTKLTMPSRRLKVRISTELLQELEKLQVNFKLN, translated from the coding sequence ATGTATTTAATATTCGATACCGAAACAACCGGATTACCAAAACGCTGGGATGCTCCAATAACCGATTCTGATAACTGGCCTCGCTGTATCCAGATCGCATGGCAGCTGCATGATGAAATGGGGCAACTTATCGAACATCAGGATTATTTGGTAAAGCCGGACGGATTTAATATTCCGTATGATGCCGAACGTATTCACGGTATTTCGACCGAATTGGCTGAAGCCGATGGAATTTCGCTTTCTGAAGTTTTAGAGAAATTCAATATCGCTTTAAGCAAAACCAAATTTATTGTTGGACAGAATTTAGGTTTCGACGTTAACATTATGGGAGCTGAATTCCATAGAATGGGCGTGGATTCTCCCATGAGTACGATGCCGGTTTTGGATACCTGTACCGAAGTTACGGCTTCATTGCTACAACTTCCCGGAGGTCGTGGAGGAAGATTCAAACTGCCAACCTTAACCGAATTACACAGTTATCTTTTTAATAAACCTTTCGCGGAAGCGCACAACGCAACTGCCGATGTTGAGGCAACTACGCGTTGTTTTTTAGAGTTAATCAGAAGAGAGGTTTTTACCAAAGAAGAGTTAGATGTTCCGAAGGATTATTTCAAGGAATTTCAGGATAGAAATCCACAGGAATTTCCGTTAATCGGATTAAAACACATCAATTTAAAAGCGGCTTCTGATAAAATCAGGGAGCAAATAAAAGCGTTACAATCTGATGACAAACAAACTACGGTTTCAGAGTCAGACAGAGCCGATTTTAAAGCGGCAAAATATGCGCATTTGCATAATCATACGCAGTTTTCGGTTCTTCAATCGACTATCGGAATTGGAAATATTGTGGCTGCTACAGCCAAAAACGGAATGCCGGCCGTTGCAATGACCGATACAGGAAATATGATGGGGGCTTTCCATTTTGTGAGCGCTGTTATGAACCACAATAAAGCAGCATCCGGAAAAAATAAGGCTTTGGTTGAAGCTGGAGAGGAGCCTACAGAAACCGAAATAAAACCAATTGTAGGTTGCGAATTTAATGTTTGTGAGAATCACTTAGATAAAAGTAAAAAAGACAACGGAAATCAGGTTGTGCTATTAGCCAAAAATAAAAATGGTTATCACAATCTGGCAAAAATGTCATCGATCGCTTTTACCGAAGGTTTTTATTATGTTCCGAGAATTGATCGAAATATCATCGAAAAATACAAAGAAGATATTATGGTTTTGTCCGGGAATTTATATGGAGAAATCCAAAGTAAAATTCTGAATATCGGTGAAAACCAAGCCGAAGAAGCTTTGATTTGGTGGAAAGAACAATTTGGAGATGACTTTTATCTGGAAGTCATGCGCCACAATCAGGAAGATGAAAATCGTGTAAACAAAACCCTGATTGAATTTTCTCAGAAACACAATGTCAAATTAATTGCGACCAATAATACTTACTATTTAAATAAGGAAGATGCCAATGCGCACGATATTTTATTGTGTGTAAAAGACGGAGAAAAACAAGCAACGCCAATTGGTCGTGGCCGGGGTTACCGTTACGGATTACCAAATCAGGAATATTATTACAAGTCGGAAGAAGAGATGAAAAAACTCTTTGCCGATTTGCCGGAAGCCATTATCAATATTCAGGAAATTATTGATAAAGTTGAAGGTTATTCGCTTTATCGTGATGTATTGCTTCCAAAATTTGATATTCCGGAAGAATTTATTGTTCCCGAAGATGAAGCTGATGGTGGTGTAAGAGGTGAAAATAAATATTTGCGACACCTTACCATGGTGGGTGCAAAAAAGAGATATGGTGAAATTACAGAATCGATTCAGGAACGTTTGGATTTTGAGTTATTAACGATTTCAAATTCCGGATATCCGGGTTACTTTTTGATCGTTCAGGATTTCATCGCCGAAGCCAGAAATATGGACGTTTCGGTAGGTCCGGGCCGTGGTTCTGCAGCTGGTTCTGCAGTGGCGTACTGTTTAGGAATTACGAATATCGACCCGATTAAGTACGATTTGCTTTTTGAGCGTTTCCTAAATCCGGATCGTGTATCCATGCCCGATATTGATATCGATTTTGATGATGAAGGCCGTGGTCGTGTTATGGATTATGTAATCAATAAATACGGAAAAAATCAGGTGGCACAAATTATCACTTATGGTAAAATGGCAACCAAATCTGCGATTCGTGATACAGCGCGTGTATTGGATTTACCTTTATTTGAAGCCGACAGAATAGCAAAACTTATTCCGGCAATGATGCCATCAAAATGGAATTTGGCGCGTTTTATTTCTGAAAACGAAGATGAAGTTAAAAAAGCGCTTCGTTCTGATGAATTCGAGAATGTAAAAGAATTGATCGCCATTGCCAACGAAGATGATTTGGCTGGAGAAACAATTCAACAAGCAAAAATTCTGGAAGGTTCGATGCGAAATACAGGAATTCACGCCTGTGGTGTAATTATTACGCCATCGGATATTACGAATTTCGTTCCGGTTACCACAGCAAAAGATTCTGATTTATATGTAACGCAGTTTGATAACTCGGTTGCAGAAAGTGCGGGATTACTAAAAATGGACTTCCTGGGTCTAAAGACCCTTACCTTAATAAAAGATACGGTCAAACTGGTAAAATACAGAACCGGAATTGATTTGGATCCGGATACTTTCCCGATTGATGATGTTGAAACGTATGCACTTTTCCAAAGGGGAGAAACGGTTGGAATCTTCCAATACGAGTCACCCGGAATGCAGAAATACATGAAAGATCTGAAGCCAACGGTTTTTGGAGATTTAATTGCCATGAACGCCTTGTATCGTCCGGGACCTTTAGAATATATTCCATCTTTCGTTCGAAGAAAAAATGGAGAAGAGGAAATCAAATACGATTTAGATGCGTGTGAAGAATATTTAGGAGAAACGTACGGAATTACGGTTTACCAGGAACAGGTAATGCTTTTGTCACAATCGCTGGCAGGTTTTACAAAAGGTGAGGCCGACGTTTTGCGTAAAGCGATGGGTAAAAAACAAAAGGACGTTCTGGATAAAATGAAACCGAAATTTGTTGAACAGGCTGCCCTAAAAGGTCACGATGCCAAAATTTTAGAGAAAATCTGGAAAGACTGGGAGGCTTTTGCGAGTTACGCCTTCAACAAATCGCACTCGACTTGTTATGCCTGGATCGCTTACCAAACAGCTTACTTAAAAGCGCATTATCCTGCGGAATATATGGCGGCGGTACTTTCAAATAATATGAACGATATCAAACAGGTTTCGTTTTTCATGGAAGAATGTAAGCGTATGGGATTGCAGGTTTTAGGTCCGGATGTGAATGAGTCGTATTATAAGTTTACCGTAAATGATAGTTACGCTGTCCGTTTCGGAATGGGAGCGATTAAAGGTGTAGGTTCCGGAGCTGTAGCAACAATTGTAGAAAACAGAAAAGACGGCAGATATAAATCAATTTTTGATTTAGCCAAACGAATTGATTTGCGCGCTGCCAATAAAAAAGCGATTGAAAACTTAGCACTTGCAGGAGGCTTTGATTCTTTTGAAGGAACAACAAGAGCGCAATATTTTCATGATGATGGTGACGGAATTACATTTTATGAAAAGGCGATACGCTATGGATCCAAGTTTCAGGAGAACGAGAATTCATCACAGGTAAGCTTATTTGGTGAAGCAAGTGAAGTTCAGATTGCAGAACCAGTTGTACCTCCGTGTGAAGACTGGAGTACAATGGAAAAACTAGCCAAAGAAAAAGAAGTTGTCGGGATTTATATTTCCGGACATCCTTTGGATGATTTTAGATTTGAAATGAAATACTTCTGTAATGCCAGATTGGAAGCGTTGAAAAGTATGGAACTTTATGTAGGTAAAAATCTAAATTTTGCCGGAATTATTAATAACGTGCAGCATCGAGTGGCTAAAAATGGAAAAGGCTGGGCAGTGTTCAATTTAGAAGGCTATGATGAAAGTTATGAGTTTAAGATTTTTGGGGAAGAATATTTAAAGTTCAGGCATTTCCTGATTCAGAATAATTTTGCTTACCTGAAAGTTTTAATAAAGGACGGATGGGTTAATCACGATACAGGGAAAAAGTCAGAACCAAGATTACAGTTTGTTGAGGTTAGACAACTACAGGATATATTAGAGGTTTTTGCCAAAAAGTTAATCTTGTTATTGAATATTAAAGATTTGCAAACTGATTTTATTCATACACTGAGTCATTTATTCAATGCTTATAAAGGAGATAATACGGTGACTTTTGAGATCATGGAATTAGAAAACATAAAACGTTTGGTTGCGGTTGAAACCAATACCGATTTTGAAGAAACTGAAGACGCTGTTTTTGTGGATGAAAATGAAGATGTTGATTCTCCATTAGGAGAAACCAAAATTCAGGAAGTAAAAGAGGTCGAAGAAATAAAGGTAGTTACTAAATTAACAATGCCAAGCAGAAGATTAAAAGTAAGAATTTCTACTGAATTATTACAGGAATTAGAAAAACTCCAGGTCAACTTTAAGCTGAATTAA
- a CDS encoding TonB-dependent receptor, which translates to MKKIILALILGFSGILTAQNSVTGTVTDLQNQPLPGVSVYAPELHKGTTTDANGKYEFTNLPNGSFRVAFTFVGFTTQNKTITKLLKENTLDITLSESVFEMDEVVVSTPFNKLQSQNVMKVEHESIKTLQQKGTSTLIEGLATIPGVSQISTGTSIGKPVIRGLSGNRVLVYSQGVRIENQQFGDEHGLGLNDAGIESVEVIKGPASLLYGSDALGGVLYFNPEKFADANTFKANFSQKYFTNTQGSNSSIGLKTSTDNWKFLARGSFNTHSDYKIADGDRVTNSRYNETDFKTGIGYSNSSFSSVLRYNYNKLDLGIPEDGIAEQSSSKNTMFPRQGIFNHLLSLNNVIFFENSKLDVDLGYIANDRSEFEDSNNASLRMKLNTFNYNAKYHFPKMGKIETILGVQGMHQTNTNFGEEYLIPDATTNDFGVFGTANYEWNNSVLQAGLRFDNRNVTSEAHGIAGEEGYFEALDRSFDSFNASLGYKTKLAEPLTLRLNVATGFRAPNLAELTSNGVHEGTNRYEIGNANLKTEQNVQTDLNLEYKNSHFEFFVNGFYNHINNYIYTSPTGDIIDNNDVFAYVQDNAQLYGGEAGLHFHPHPLDWLHFETSFETVTGKKDNKDYLPLIPANNWNNTIRTEFKIKDWFQEGFATLNVSSTFKQDNVSGFETASKGYTLVNLGFGGTVKLGKTAFDVNLNGNNLFDKEYIAHLSRLKTDGIPNIGRNIVLGVNFNL; encoded by the coding sequence ATGAAAAAAATCATATTAGCCCTTATTTTAGGGTTTTCGGGCATACTAACTGCTCAAAATTCTGTTACCGGAACAGTAACTGATCTTCAAAATCAACCATTACCGGGTGTTTCGGTTTATGCACCGGAATTACACAAAGGAACAACCACTGACGCAAACGGAAAATACGAATTCACCAATCTTCCAAACGGAAGTTTCAGGGTTGCTTTTACTTTTGTTGGTTTTACCACTCAAAACAAGACAATTACTAAATTACTAAAAGAAAACACTTTAGATATTACACTTTCAGAATCTGTTTTTGAAATGGATGAAGTTGTTGTTTCGACTCCTTTCAACAAATTGCAATCGCAAAACGTTATGAAAGTAGAGCATGAAAGCATTAAAACCTTACAGCAAAAAGGAACCTCAACTTTGATTGAAGGTTTGGCAACAATTCCCGGAGTTTCACAAATTTCAACCGGAACTTCTATCGGGAAACCGGTTATTCGCGGTTTGAGCGGTAATCGTGTTTTGGTTTATTCTCAAGGTGTTCGTATCGAAAATCAGCAGTTTGGAGACGAACACGGTTTAGGTTTAAACGATGCCGGAATTGAAAGTGTCGAAGTAATTAAAGGACCTGCCTCTTTATTATATGGTTCTGATGCCTTGGGTGGGGTTTTGTATTTCAATCCTGAAAAATTTGCCGATGCGAATACTTTCAAGGCTAATTTCAGTCAAAAATATTTCACGAATACACAAGGAAGCAATTCATCAATTGGATTAAAAACGTCTACAGACAATTGGAAATTTTTAGCCCGAGGAAGTTTCAACACACACTCTGATTATAAAATTGCCGATGGTGACCGTGTAACGAATTCACGTTACAATGAAACCGATTTTAAAACCGGAATTGGATACAGCAATTCAAGTTTTTCAAGTGTGCTAAGATATAACTACAACAAATTGGATCTTGGAATTCCGGAAGACGGAATCGCAGAACAATCTTCGAGCAAAAATACAATGTTTCCGAGACAAGGAATTTTCAATCATTTATTGAGTTTAAACAATGTGATCTTTTTTGAAAACTCAAAATTAGATGTTGATTTGGGCTATATAGCAAATGACAGAAGCGAATTTGAAGACAGCAATAACGCCTCTTTACGAATGAAACTGAATACTTTCAATTACAACGCCAAATATCATTTTCCTAAAATGGGCAAGATTGAAACGATTTTAGGCGTTCAGGGAATGCATCAGACGAATACTAATTTTGGTGAAGAATATTTGATTCCGGATGCAACAACAAACGATTTTGGTGTTTTTGGAACTGCAAATTACGAATGGAACAATAGTGTTTTACAAGCCGGACTACGTTTTGACAATAGAAACGTTACGTCAGAAGCGCATGGAATCGCAGGTGAAGAAGGTTATTTTGAAGCCTTAGACAGATCTTTTGACAGCTTTAATGCTTCTTTGGGATATAAAACCAAATTAGCAGAACCTTTAACACTTCGATTAAATGTGGCAACTGGATTTAGAGCGCCAAATTTAGCCGAATTGACTTCAAATGGAGTTCATGAAGGAACAAATCGTTATGAAATTGGAAACGCTAATTTGAAAACCGAACAAAACGTTCAGACGGATTTAAACTTAGAATATAAAAATTCGCACTTTGAATTCTTCGTAAATGGATTTTACAATCACATAAACAATTACATCTACACTTCGCCAACCGGAGATATTATTGATAATAATGACGTTTTTGCCTATGTACAGGATAACGCCCAATTGTATGGTGGTGAGGCCGGATTGCATTTTCACCCGCATCCATTAGACTGGTTGCACTTTGAAACGAGTTTTGAAACCGTAACCGGTAAAAAAGACAACAAAGATTATTTGCCATTAATTCCGGCTAATAATTGGAATAATACCATTAGAACCGAATTCAAAATCAAAGATTGGTTCCAGGAAGGTTTTGCAACTTTAAATGTTTCATCCACTTTTAAACAGGATAATGTAAGTGGCTTTGAAACGGCTTCAAAAGGCTATACTTTGGTGAACTTAGGCTTTGGAGGAACAGTAAAATTAGGTAAAACTGCTTTTGATGTTAACCTGAACGGAAACAACTTATTTGATAAAGAATATATTGCTCACCTTTCAAGGTTAAAAACAGACGGTATCCCGAATATTGGAAGAAACATTGTTTTAGGAGTAAATTTTAATCTGTAA